The following proteins are encoded in a genomic region of Candidatus Bathyarchaeota archaeon:
- a CDS encoding molybdopterin-dependent oxidoreductase: MYGIEPDEEYKPWLWQVPDDGVIGKDGVLCLDAWDKVSGRGIYARDRYLPGTLYAKYLRSPYPHAKINSIDVSKTEALQGVRAVFTYSEKDMWDGPLGSASGKCYARYGRSPVIGNVAFYYGQPIGAVVVAESELLVDEGLRLLEIDWDVLPFCVDFREMLEPNAPILLPEVTPDSNIQSEVIVQYGGDAEAALKEAPNLIDVTFHIEEDEVAQGHPCDTVQYLGQYPDTGIFELWSQNQSWTTYQKQNFFSKVPWLPVNRLIYHSHHNVAQFGGHRHDMVTDNHVIAVDIARALAERGITNQPIKLLTDVGFYQPGDHYGLYQMTIGFKDNGEITAVKETTYQCMDYTDQIDKIHKASKIPNLYLKAMYVAENRGITHCYKHGDGACTSHTEPFDQVAAALGMDPTEVALINDGCKEHDMEWVNENVKKAQGFDYTRDSLKEVLAMGKDLIDWNNKWHQPGTKILPNGNYHGIGFTWQVRWAHGPGSMSVGLRMERDGTVIPLSEFQDIGVHRSTTYTQVIASELGVKYEDVIFREFQTDPGFELNAPGGSSGMCINLPCLVRVARKLRQLILEKAVSPRPGSWGGPDQPPFFPDMAADDLNMMDGEIFEKADPSNKITVKELAAAHSMNLFAWDFSPTLTDTQYDMLRQAYFAEVEVDPDTGQVQVQKVVVVADAGQVINVRSWDCQLFGGVYMGISRSNQEQIIYDPIEGVRLNDNHIGYPIVLMNDIPEGVVRGTVETHFGYSAYGACGIGENPAACTASLTRNAVHNAIGKWVDLKTTPE; this comes from the coding sequence ATGTATGGTATTGAACCTGACGAAGAATATAAGCCATGGCTATGGCAAGTGCCGGATGATGGCGTAATCGGGAAGGATGGTGTGCTGTGCCTGGATGCCTGGGACAAGGTAAGCGGCAGGGGAATTTATGCCAGGGATAGATATCTCCCCGGTACGCTGTATGCCAAATACCTGCGCTCCCCATATCCTCATGCCAAAATCAATAGTATTGATGTCAGCAAAACCGAAGCCCTACAGGGTGTGAGGGCTGTATTCACATATTCTGAAAAGGATATGTGGGATGGGCCTTTGGGGTCGGCTTCGGGGAAGTGTTATGCGCGTTACGGGCGGAGCCCGGTCATCGGCAACGTTGCTTTTTATTACGGGCAGCCGATTGGGGCCGTAGTTGTCGCTGAAAGTGAGCTGCTGGTAGACGAGGGACTGAGGCTTTTAGAAATAGATTGGGATGTGCTGCCATTTTGCGTAGACTTCAGGGAAATGTTAGAGCCCAATGCTCCTATATTACTTCCGGAGGTTACACCGGACAGCAACATACAGAGTGAGGTCATAGTGCAATATGGCGGTGACGCTGAGGCGGCTTTAAAAGAAGCCCCCAATTTAATAGACGTCACTTTTCATATCGAAGAAGACGAAGTCGCCCAAGGGCACCCTTGTGATACCGTCCAATACCTGGGACAGTACCCGGATACCGGCATATTCGAGCTATGGTCACAGAATCAAAGCTGGACAACCTACCAGAAACAGAATTTCTTCAGTAAGGTTCCTTGGTTGCCGGTAAACAGGCTGATTTACCATTCGCACCATAACGTGGCTCAGTTCGGCGGGCACAGACATGATATGGTAACAGACAACCATGTGATAGCCGTTGATATAGCCAGGGCTTTAGCCGAGAGGGGGATTACCAACCAGCCCATAAAACTGCTGACGGATGTTGGTTTCTATCAACCAGGAGACCACTATGGTTTGTATCAGATGACCATCGGCTTCAAAGACAATGGAGAGATAACAGCGGTTAAAGAAACCACCTACCAGTGTATGGACTATACCGACCAGATTGATAAAATACACAAAGCCAGTAAAATCCCGAATCTGTATCTTAAGGCTATGTATGTCGCCGAAAACAGGGGCATTACCCATTGCTACAAGCACGGCGATGGTGCCTGCACCTCACATACCGAGCCTTTCGACCAGGTGGCGGCGGCATTGGGGATGGACCCGACAGAAGTCGCCCTGATAAACGATGGCTGCAAAGAGCACGATATGGAATGGGTCAACGAGAATGTCAAGAAGGCTCAGGGATTCGACTACACTCGTGACAGCCTTAAAGAGGTGCTGGCAATGGGCAAAGACCTGATAGACTGGAACAACAAATGGCACCAGCCGGGCACCAAGATTCTGCCCAACGGTAACTACCACGGTATTGGTTTTACCTGGCAGGTCAGGTGGGCTCACGGCCCCGGCAGCATGAGCGTTGGGCTTAGGATGGAACGGGACGGGACAGTCATTCCCCTTTCCGAATTCCAGGATATCGGTGTACACCGTTCTACTACCTATACTCAAGTAATAGCCAGTGAACTGGGCGTGAAATATGAGGATGTAATTTTCAGGGAATTCCAAACCGACCCTGGCTTTGAGCTTAACGCCCCCGGCGGCTCCAGTGGAATGTGTATAAATCTGCCCTGTCTAGTAAGAGTTGCCAGAAAGCTAAGGCAGCTAATCTTGGAAAAGGCTGTATCGCCGCGCCCGGGCTCTTGGGGCGGTCCTGACCAACCACCCTTTTTCCCAGATATGGCGGCTGATGACCTGAACATGATGGACGGTGAGATATTTGAGAAGGCGGACCCGAGCAACAAAATCACCGTAAAAGAACTGGCGGCTGCACATTCGATGAATCTTTTTGCCTGGGATTTCTCCCCCACCTTGACAGACACCCAATACGATATGCTCAGGCAGGCTTACTTCGCTGAGGTGGAGGTTGACCCTGATACCGGGCAGGTTCAGGTACAGAAGGTAGTCGTCGTGGCCGATGCCGGTCAAGTAATCAATGTGAGGTCGTGGGATTGTCAGTTGTTCGGCGGTGTCTATATGGGTATCAGCCGTTCCAACCAGGAACAGATTATCTACGACCCCATTGAGGGCGTCAGACTTAACGATAACCACATAGGCTATCCGATTGTCTTGATGAACGATATACCAGAAGGTGTTGTACGTGGAACTGTAGAAACCCATTTCGGTTATTCTGCCTACGGAGCCTGCGGCATTGGCGAAAACCCGGCTGCCTGCACCGCTTCTCTAACCAGAAATGCTGTCCACAATGCCATCGGCAAGTGGGTAGACCTGAAGACCACACCGGAGAA
- a CDS encoding (2Fe-2S)-binding protein, which produces MNVVKFTVNGNEYELQVNPNETLQDVLREKLGLTSPKDMCFGYGACGSCTVIMDGRPILSCMVLAIECKGTVIETSEGIADAKHPLVESFIRNYVAQCGYCIPGFVCTAKALLDHNSNPTEEDIRDALAGNICRCACYPTLVPAILEAAEEL; this is translated from the coding sequence TTGAATGTAGTTAAATTCACGGTAAACGGAAATGAATATGAACTACAGGTTAATCCAAACGAGACGCTCCAGGACGTACTCCGTGAAAAGTTGGGGCTTACATCACCTAAAGACATGTGTTTTGGTTACGGTGCTTGTGGCTCTTGCACTGTTATTATGGATGGCAGACCAATACTATCCTGCATGGTATTAGCTATAGAGTGCAAAGGAACAGTCATAGAGACTTCTGAGGGGATTGCCGATGCCAAGCATCCACTGGTTGAAAGCTTCATTAGAAACTACGTTGCGCAGTGCGGCTATTGCATACCAGGTTTCGTGTGTACTGCCAAAGCCTTGTTGGACCACAACTCAAATCCTACAGAGGAAGATATACGCGATGCCCTTGCCGGTAACATTTGCCGCTGTGCCTGCTATCCAACTCTGGTCCCCGCAATACTGGAAGCGGCTGAGGAACTTTAA